In Paenibacillus kyungheensis, the following are encoded in one genomic region:
- a CDS encoding dihydrofolate reductase family protein has product MKSKDQSKRRIILFIAMSLDGYIADQQGSVEWLEQIEGEGDNGYSNFIEQIDTIFMGRQTYEVVQGFDMPFPYPDKQCYVFSRSSHPADEYVTYVQEELSSWVPQQLTQSGKHIWLMGGGQLVHEFLQQDWIDEMIITVAPVMLGSGIPLFPAGYPTSSWVLKETRSYGQLATLHYIKPDLL; this is encoded by the coding sequence ATGAAGTCCAAAGATCAATCCAAGCGTCGTATTATTTTGTTTATCGCCATGTCTTTAGATGGGTACATAGCAGATCAGCAAGGAAGTGTAGAGTGGTTAGAACAGATAGAAGGCGAAGGCGATAATGGGTACAGCAATTTTATAGAGCAGATCGATACAATTTTTATGGGGAGACAGACATATGAAGTTGTTCAAGGGTTTGATATGCCTTTTCCGTACCCAGATAAGCAGTGTTATGTATTTTCTCGTTCTTCTCATCCAGCAGATGAGTATGTCACTTATGTTCAGGAAGAACTATCTTCATGGGTACCGCAGCAATTAACACAATCAGGTAAGCATATCTGGTTAATGGGTGGCGGTCAGCTTGTACATGAATTTCTGCAACAAGATTGGATCGATGAAATGATCATTACAGTTGCGCCTGTGATGTTAGGCTCAGGCATCCCACTGTTCCCAGCAGGATACCCGACCTCATCATGGGTACTTAAAGAAACTCGTTCCTATGGACAATTAGCCACACTGCATTATATTAAGCCTGACTTGCTGTAA
- a CDS encoding 3-ketoacyl-ACP reductase: protein MDIHHKTAIITGAGKGIGKAIAEALAKEGVQLGLLARTASDLEKVKAELTSTYDIQVFTATADIGNSEEARQAVASLAASLGRVDILINNAGIGSFGKMVDMDPAEWENILRVNLMGTYYVTHELLPAMIEQQSGDIINIASTAGERGFATGSAYCASKFAVLGMTESLMQEVRKFNIRVTALTPSTVNTPLAVNAGLPIGDEDRMMQPEDLAELVVAALKLPSRVLLKSAGLWTNNPQ, encoded by the coding sequence ATGGATATTCATCATAAAACAGCTATTATCACAGGAGCAGGTAAAGGAATCGGTAAAGCGATTGCTGAAGCTCTTGCAAAAGAAGGCGTGCAATTAGGATTACTAGCACGTACAGCTTCGGATTTAGAAAAGGTAAAAGCAGAACTCACTTCGACTTACGATATTCAAGTATTTACAGCAACCGCAGATATCGGTAACTCGGAAGAAGCACGCCAAGCTGTAGCTTCTCTTGCAGCTTCTTTGGGACGTGTAGATATTCTGATTAATAATGCAGGTATCGGTAGCTTTGGCAAAATGGTTGATATGGACCCGGCAGAATGGGAAAACATTCTACGCGTCAATCTAATGGGTACATATTATGTCACTCATGAATTGTTGCCTGCTATGATCGAACAACAAAGTGGAGATATTATCAATATCGCTTCTACTGCGGGTGAACGTGGATTCGCTACAGGTTCAGCTTATTGCGCTTCTAAATTTGCTGTACTTGGTATGACAGAATCGTTGATGCAAGAAGTACGCAAATTCAATATTCGTGTAACTGCTTTAACACCAAGTACAGTAAACACACCACTTGCTGTCAATGCAGGTCTACCGATCGGTGACGAAGATCGAATGATGCAACCGGAAGACTTAGCTGAATTGGTTGTAGCTGCTCTTAAATTACCTTCTCGTGTATTGCTGAAAAGTGCAGGTCTGTGGACGAATAATCCGCAATAA
- a CDS encoding TIGR00730 family Rossman fold protein, with product MRSICVFAGSGTGYNSDYLQYASLLGQRIAEHQIHLIYGGSRLGLMGAIADAALQAGGKVTGIMPAGLLHSERGHQGLSELIRVDSMHERKAMMQEMADAFIALPGGLGTLEELFEVLCWSQIGIHHKPLGLYNVNHYYEPLLQLIQHTVHEGFSGTSSLSRLVYSDDADTLLEQVSHDMPITSDLRWDPSAWT from the coding sequence ATGAGATCAATATGTGTATTTGCAGGTTCAGGTACAGGATACAATAGTGATTATTTGCAGTACGCATCATTGTTGGGTCAACGTATTGCTGAACATCAGATTCATTTAATTTATGGAGGTTCCCGATTGGGATTGATGGGCGCTATCGCAGATGCCGCTTTACAAGCCGGAGGCAAAGTCACTGGAATTATGCCTGCTGGCTTGCTACATAGCGAAAGAGGGCATCAAGGATTAAGCGAATTGATTCGAGTCGATAGTATGCATGAACGCAAAGCAATGATGCAAGAAATGGCAGATGCTTTTATCGCTTTACCCGGCGGACTCGGTACACTGGAAGAATTATTTGAAGTATTGTGCTGGTCACAGATTGGGATTCATCATAAGCCGTTAGGATTGTATAATGTGAATCATTATTATGAACCACTATTACAGTTGATTCAACATACAGTACATGAAGGATTTTCAGGCACTTCTTCGTTGAGCCGTCTAGTCTATTCTGACGATGCTGATACATTGTTAGAACAAGTAAGTCATGATATGCCAATCACGTCTGATCTACGCTGGGATCCTTCCGCCTGGACATAA
- a CDS encoding PucR family transcriptional regulator: MRSVELTIKELLNMPLLQEAQVISGAKGLERFVKQIDMLEQPYTIKGYPKGTLIFIDVYPIQQQPEVLIHMIEQLHTSEAVGLMIRSAQKIQPILAEAILQSDLYELPIISLPEHISYMDITYAAIEQTLYRQEKLRQRSDETYRTLTAMVLENIGIQAVSDHVAGLLKAPVAIIDHSETLIVSSPIGWDFRQARYPVRRNINIDQRSVAYLLIDKEQWNAMEEVGIEQARLVLALELMRNKIIEDTENRLRGNFIDELMTPPAPPRHEVEQRGQQLGMNPLHLWEVAVIEGSVAPDEEWMTRLLYQEAAKYNIRPHIEFRSNRAILFLPTPQVKATPAIDAGQSSIPWATIVLSWLNDQEGKLAGYRSGIGRPKALWDIHEGFSEARNALTISRRLSGETALTAYKDIEVYHLLRGTMDEKGFGLLFDRKLGKLKQYDEEHTTDLLRTLFFYLESRSSLIETARQLSIHRNSVKYRLERIRDITGFDLNDPHEQFVYQMCLIYYYLLEHSE, from the coding sequence ATGAGATCAGTAGAACTAACTATAAAAGAGTTATTAAATATGCCTTTATTGCAAGAGGCGCAAGTGATCAGTGGAGCCAAAGGCCTAGAGCGATTCGTAAAGCAAATCGATATGCTCGAACAGCCTTATACTATAAAAGGTTATCCCAAAGGAACATTGATCTTTATCGATGTATATCCTATTCAACAACAGCCTGAAGTGCTGATCCATATGATAGAGCAACTGCATACAAGTGAAGCTGTAGGATTGATGATCAGATCTGCACAGAAGATACAACCTATCCTCGCAGAAGCGATATTACAAAGTGACTTATATGAATTACCAATCATCTCGTTACCCGAACATATTTCATATATGGATATCACTTATGCCGCTATAGAACAGACATTATATCGACAGGAAAAGTTACGACAACGATCAGATGAAACTTATCGCACATTAACAGCGATGGTTCTTGAAAATATCGGTATTCAAGCGGTAAGTGATCATGTAGCAGGTTTGTTAAAAGCACCAGTAGCTATTATTGATCATAGCGAAACGTTGATTGTCTCCTCTCCAATCGGTTGGGATTTTCGTCAGGCACGTTATCCTGTACGTCGTAATATCAATATCGATCAGCGAAGTGTAGCTTATTTATTAATCGATAAAGAACAATGGAATGCGATGGAAGAAGTAGGTATCGAACAAGCACGATTGGTATTAGCTCTTGAATTGATGCGTAATAAAATTATCGAAGACACTGAAAATCGATTACGTGGCAATTTTATAGATGAATTGATGACTCCGCCTGCGCCACCCCGTCATGAAGTAGAACAACGTGGACAGCAATTAGGCATGAACCCTTTGCATTTATGGGAAGTAGCCGTTATTGAAGGCAGTGTAGCCCCGGATGAAGAATGGATGACAAGGTTACTATACCAAGAAGCAGCAAAATATAATATTCGTCCTCATATTGAATTTCGTAGCAATCGAGCCATTTTGTTTTTACCTACCCCTCAAGTAAAAGCTACTCCAGCTATTGATGCAGGACAGTCTTCGATTCCGTGGGCAACAATTGTATTATCCTGGTTAAATGATCAGGAAGGGAAATTAGCAGGCTATCGCTCGGGGATTGGTCGACCCAAAGCGTTGTGGGATATTCATGAAGGATTTAGTGAAGCACGTAATGCACTGACAATTTCACGTAGATTAAGTGGAGAGACAGCATTGACTGCTTATAAAGATATCGAAGTGTATCATTTACTACGTGGCACAATGGATGAAAAAGGATTTGGTCTATTGTTCGACCGTAAGCTCGGTAAGCTCAAACAGTACGATGAAGAACATACGACTGATTTATTACGTACTCTTTTTTTCTATCTTGAAAGTAGAAGTAGCTTAATCGAAACGGCCCGTCAATTATCTATTCATCGCAACTCTGTCAAATATCGGTTAGAACGTATTCGCGATATTACCGGATTCGATCTCAATGATCCTCATGAACAGTTTGTATATCAGATGTGCTTAATATACTATTACCTACTAGAACATTCAGAGTAG
- a CDS encoding carbohydrate ABC transporter permease, translated as MGSSLYYSGQQTDYRKKRVSLRQIVIFIVLALGSILFLLPLWWMIATSLKSMQEIAQYPPTFIPQTFHIDNYIRTWVAAPFTQYTLNTLLLSFFAVTGNVIVNSFVAYGFARIRFRGKKVWFSILLATMMIPGFVTLIPQYVMFSKLHLVGTYYPLIIPQFLGSAFYIFMLRQFYLSIPRELSEAAKIDGASHFYTWLRVIIPLSKPALATIAILSFNGAWNDFLGPLLYVNDESLYTLQIGLQSFRGSVQTQWNYLMAGSVLVLLPVIVLFFVFQRYFIEGMNLTAGTKG; from the coding sequence ATGGGTAGTTCCCTATATTATTCAGGGCAACAGACAGATTATCGAAAAAAACGGGTATCTTTGCGCCAAATTGTTATTTTTATCGTGTTAGCGCTAGGAAGTATATTATTTTTGTTGCCGCTTTGGTGGATGATAGCAACCTCTCTAAAGTCGATGCAAGAAATAGCACAGTACCCACCTACTTTTATTCCGCAAACATTTCATATTGATAATTATATTCGTACATGGGTAGCGGCTCCATTTACACAGTATACGTTAAATACATTGTTGCTTTCTTTTTTTGCAGTCACAGGAAATGTGATCGTGAATTCATTTGTCGCTTACGGATTCGCACGTATTCGTTTTCGAGGTAAAAAAGTATGGTTTTCGATTCTGCTGGCAACGATGATGATTCCAGGGTTTGTAACATTAATTCCGCAGTATGTGATGTTTTCCAAATTGCATCTTGTAGGGACGTACTATCCGTTAATTATTCCTCAGTTTTTAGGCAGTGCTTTTTATATTTTTATGTTACGTCAATTTTATTTAAGTATTCCTCGAGAACTGAGTGAAGCAGCAAAGATCGACGGAGCTAGTCATTTTTATACATGGCTTAGAGTGATTATTCCATTATCCAAGCCAGCACTGGCAACGATAGCTATTCTTTCCTTTAATGGAGCATGGAATGACTTTTTGGGGCCACTTTTGTATGTGAATGATGAATCGTTATATACTTTACAAATTGGTCTGCAATCTTTTCGAGGCAGTGTACAGACACAGTGGAATTATTTGATGGCAGGTTCTGTTCTAGTATTATTGCCTGTTATCGTATTGTTTTTTGTTTTTCAACGTTACTTTATTGAAGGTATGAATTTGACTGCTGGTACCAAAGGATAA
- a CDS encoding carbohydrate ABC transporter permease gives MKAMIGQKRPKISKLARQEERQGYLFILPWLIGLFGITLFPMLFSLYASFTNYDVTSRMDFIGLDNYRRMFTDDPLFWRSLSNTLYYVVWMVPLTTIGSILLALLLNEKVVGMRFFRTIYYLPAVLSGVGVYFLWMQLLSPTSGLINTLLSWIGISGPAWLSDPMWTKPAIIMMKMWAVGGGMLLYLASLQGVPAQLYEAAKLDGASVFRRFWHITLPMISPVIFFDVITSFIGGFQVFQEGYVMTENGSGGSMNSLLFYNLHMWHKAFTVFDMGYAMGMAWVLFAIVLVLTLINMKLSKRWVYYEGEDQ, from the coding sequence ATGAAAGCAATGATCGGGCAAAAACGTCCGAAAATATCTAAATTAGCACGTCAGGAAGAACGACAAGGATATCTATTTATTCTTCCATGGTTAATTGGATTATTTGGGATTACTTTGTTTCCTATGCTCTTTTCTCTGTATGCCAGTTTTACCAATTATGATGTAACATCACGTATGGATTTTATCGGGCTTGATAATTATAGACGCATGTTTACAGATGATCCTTTATTTTGGAGGTCTTTGAGTAATACATTGTATTATGTCGTCTGGATGGTTCCTTTAACGACGATAGGTTCTATTTTGCTTGCTTTGTTATTGAACGAAAAAGTAGTAGGGATGCGTTTTTTTCGGACTATTTATTATTTGCCGGCTGTGCTTTCAGGGGTAGGTGTCTATTTTCTCTGGATGCAATTGCTTAGCCCGACCAGTGGATTAATCAATACATTGTTATCATGGATTGGAATCTCAGGCCCTGCATGGTTAAGTGATCCGATGTGGACCAAGCCTGCTATTATTATGATGAAAATGTGGGCAGTCGGCGGCGGAATGTTGTTATATTTAGCCAGCTTACAAGGGGTGCCTGCACAGCTATATGAGGCTGCCAAGTTAGACGGAGCCTCTGTATTTCGTCGCTTCTGGCATATTACACTGCCTATGATTTCGCCGGTTATTTTCTTTGATGTAATTACGAGCTTTATTGGTGGATTTCAAGTGTTCCAGGAAGGATATGTAATGACTGAGAACGGTAGTGGTGGATCGATGAATTCACTACTTTTTTATAATTTGCACATGTGGCACAAAGCGTTCACCGTATTTGATATGGGCTATGCTATGGGAATGGCATGGGTACTATTTGCTATTGTTCTGGTGCTGACATTAATCAATATGAAGCTATCCAAACGTTGGGTGTACTATGAAGGAGAGGATCAATAA
- a CDS encoding ABC transporter substrate-binding protein encodes MHYKFSIRMIWIIPMILLLLLTACTPRSDSSEPRADGKVEIDFWTFWGSETRRPIIEKIINDFNASQDRIIVKHTYLPFGDIWTKNLAAVAAGNPADVIINDYANVNLRASKNQNTNLTPYLQKDNIADTFYPELWENVLYNNEAYALPFNTDTRMLYYNKTAFKEAGLDPNDPPQTWAELEEYAKKLDKKSGQTYEQVGFYPLWGDFGVDSWLMNGDNGNGYFDANDQTTINTPGKAATLKWLLSWQDRLGRQTVDAMKAEFGNGQSDAFISGKVAMYIQTGTYNTQLEEFGKDMDFGVAPIPERESGSGHWSTGGGFVVEIPRGAKHPAEAWEFMKYLTGVDAQKYWAMENFDNVANIEAAKDKEANQNPVYKASVQNLESTKLFPIPLSAPDYKNLINPHMDAVFLGQETPEQALAAAQQDIQSLMAQNK; translated from the coding sequence ATGCATTATAAGTTTTCAATCCGTATGATATGGATTATCCCTATGATTCTTTTGCTGTTGCTAACTGCCTGTACACCACGATCTGATTCATCTGAACCCAGAGCAGATGGAAAAGTAGAAATCGATTTTTGGACATTTTGGGGTTCAGAGACACGTCGTCCGATTATCGAAAAAATCATTAATGATTTTAATGCTTCGCAGGATCGAATCATCGTCAAGCATACATACCTTCCTTTTGGTGATATCTGGACCAAAAATCTAGCGGCTGTAGCAGCTGGAAATCCTGCTGATGTTATTATTAATGATTACGCTAATGTAAATCTTCGCGCCAGCAAAAATCAAAATACCAATCTTACTCCTTATTTGCAAAAAGACAATATTGCCGACACCTTTTATCCAGAATTATGGGAAAATGTACTATATAACAATGAAGCATATGCATTACCTTTTAACACCGATACCCGTATGTTGTACTACAACAAAACGGCTTTCAAAGAAGCAGGGCTTGATCCTAATGATCCACCGCAAACATGGGCTGAATTAGAGGAATATGCCAAAAAGTTAGACAAAAAAAGTGGACAGACCTACGAACAAGTAGGATTTTATCCACTTTGGGGTGATTTTGGTGTAGATAGCTGGTTGATGAATGGAGATAATGGCAACGGTTATTTTGATGCCAACGACCAGACTACTATTAACACACCTGGCAAAGCAGCCACATTGAAATGGTTACTTTCCTGGCAAGATCGCTTGGGTCGCCAGACAGTAGATGCTATGAAAGCAGAATTTGGTAACGGACAAAGTGATGCTTTTATTTCAGGTAAAGTCGCTATGTATATTCAGACAGGCACATACAATACTCAACTTGAAGAGTTTGGCAAAGATATGGACTTTGGTGTAGCTCCTATTCCAGAACGGGAAAGTGGTTCAGGTCATTGGAGTACAGGTGGCGGATTCGTGGTCGAGATTCCTCGTGGAGCTAAGCACCCTGCTGAAGCATGGGAATTTATGAAATATTTAACCGGAGTAGACGCTCAAAAATATTGGGCGATGGAGAACTTCGATAATGTGGCTAATATAGAAGCCGCTAAGGATAAAGAAGCTAATCAAAATCCAGTCTATAAAGCGTCTGTTCAAAATTTAGAGAGCACCAAGCTGTTTCCGATTCCGCTCAGTGCTCCTGATTATAAAAATCTGATTAATCCGCATATGGATGCTGTATTTCTAGGTCAAGAAACACCTGAACAAGCACTAGCCGCTGCACAGCAAGATATTCAAAGTTTGATGGCACAAAATAAATAA
- a CDS encoding aminopeptidase, whose amino-acid sequence MSEERIEISKNVLIDCLGLKAGESLVVVADDSRKHLAESLYEAGKRLGAESMLMVMQERSKSGEEPPASIATAMMNASVAICVTRYSLTHTAARKQAAAAGTRVATMPGITEDMFTHGAITAEYSKVKELTEHVTALLTKASTVRIEKEGYSLSFSIEEREGVPSTGLYLNPGESGNLPSGEAYIAPMEGTAQGQIVIDGSIAGIGALDSPLLLNISEGRLVAAEGDTGAELLLMLGDGDGRILGEFGIGTNDKARITGIVLEDEKVYGTIHVAFGSNNTFGGTVAAGVHIDAVVQKPDVYLDDVLIMRAGELLQ is encoded by the coding sequence ATGAGTGAAGAACGTATTGAAATTAGCAAAAATGTATTGATCGATTGTCTTGGACTAAAAGCAGGCGAATCACTGGTCGTTGTAGCAGACGATAGTCGTAAACATCTTGCTGAATCTCTATATGAAGCAGGCAAGCGCTTAGGCGCAGAGTCCATGTTGATGGTGATGCAAGAACGTAGCAAATCAGGAGAAGAACCACCAGCCTCTATCGCTACAGCGATGATGAATGCTTCTGTAGCGATCTGTGTGACACGCTATTCGTTAACGCATACAGCTGCACGCAAACAAGCGGCTGCGGCAGGTACACGTGTAGCAACGATGCCGGGCATTACAGAAGATATGTTTACCCATGGTGCGATTACAGCAGAGTATTCTAAAGTCAAAGAATTAACAGAACATGTGACTGCTTTACTTACAAAAGCATCAACCGTACGGATAGAAAAAGAAGGATATAGCCTATCCTTTTCGATAGAAGAACGTGAAGGTGTACCGAGCACTGGATTGTATCTCAATCCTGGAGAATCAGGTAATTTACCTTCTGGTGAAGCTTATATTGCTCCAATGGAAGGAACAGCTCAAGGGCAGATCGTAATTGATGGTTCTATCGCTGGAATAGGTGCTTTAGATTCTCCATTATTGCTTAATATTAGTGAAGGTCGTCTGGTAGCGGCAGAAGGGGATACAGGCGCTGAATTGTTGCTCATGCTAGGGGATGGAGATGGACGCATACTAGGCGAGTTCGGAATTGGTACTAACGACAAAGCACGTATTACAGGAATCGTATTAGAAGATGAAAAAGTATATGGCACTATCCATGTAGCTTTTGGTAGTAATAATACATTTGGTGGAACAGTTGCCGCAGGAGTACATATTGATGCTGTTGTTCAAAAGCCAGATGTATATCTAGATGATGTACTGATTATGCGTGCTGGCGAACTGTTACAATAA
- a CDS encoding cysteine hydrolase family protein: protein MKQALLIIDMQEIFFDLPENALYQRDQLTEKVNQLIAQARAVNCPVIFIQHTSYTPGEELYVDTPEWEIHHKINRQAEDPIFRKTKWDAFYETDLLAWLQDNQIEQIVFAGAQTEFCIDTSLRAAYSLGYQSNIVIQNGTSTLDSQVLRADQIIAHHENIWNGRFATVQSVKDVLFQPMMSS, encoded by the coding sequence ATGAAGCAAGCGTTACTTATTATTGATATGCAAGAAATCTTTTTCGATCTGCCTGAAAATGCGCTCTATCAGCGTGATCAATTAACCGAAAAGGTCAACCAACTGATCGCTCAAGCTCGCGCCGTCAATTGTCCGGTGATCTTTATTCAACATACCAGTTATACCCCGGGTGAAGAGTTATATGTCGATACACCTGAATGGGAAATACATCATAAGATTAATCGTCAGGCAGAAGATCCTATTTTCCGCAAAACCAAATGGGATGCTTTTTACGAGACAGATTTATTGGCATGGCTACAAGATAATCAGATAGAACAGATTGTTTTTGCCGGTGCACAGACTGAATTTTGTATCGATACTTCATTACGTGCGGCATACAGTCTAGGGTATCAATCCAATATTGTTATCCAAAACGGGACAAGTACACTGGATAGTCAGGTACTACGTGCAGATCAGATTATTGCTCACCATGAGAACATCTGGAATGGGCGCTTTGCTACTGTGCAATCGGTAAAAGATGTATTATTTCAACCGATGATGAGTAGCTAA
- a CDS encoding basic amino acid ABC transporter substrate-binding protein — MKKTHFLPFIALIMVIMLSACGTPPAKDPVPAASTDAGTASTTTGDETIKVATDASYAPMEFMDLDKVSGFDIDFLAAVMAEAGLKYEVTNIGWDTLLESVKQGTEYKAGISAVSITDERKETYSFSIPYFESTNMIMVKEGSSIKSATDLKDKTVAVQNGTTADILMSKIMGQNSTNLKKFDSNTLALLELDNGGADAVVADIAVVREYIKNNPNNKLVGITDNTNFNSEYYGLIYPKDSDLKAKIDPAIQTVIDNGKYAEIYQKWFGTAPDLTNLKAEITKAGTS, encoded by the coding sequence TTGAAAAAGACTCATTTTTTACCTTTTATCGCATTGATTATGGTTATTATGTTATCTGCTTGTGGTACACCACCTGCGAAAGATCCTGTACCTGCGGCTTCAACCGATGCAGGTACAGCCTCAACCACTACAGGTGATGAGACAATCAAAGTCGCTACAGACGCTTCATATGCTCCTATGGAATTTATGGATTTGGATAAAGTATCAGGATTTGATATTGATTTTCTAGCGGCTGTTATGGCAGAAGCTGGCTTGAAATACGAGGTTACTAATATTGGATGGGACACGTTATTGGAAAGTGTTAAACAAGGTACCGAGTACAAAGCAGGGATCTCTGCTGTCTCGATCACCGATGAACGTAAAGAAACTTATTCGTTCTCTATCCCTTATTTTGAATCCACTAATATGATTATGGTTAAAGAAGGAAGCTCGATCAAAAGTGCAACTGACCTGAAAGACAAAACAGTTGCTGTGCAAAACGGAACAACTGCAGACATTCTGATGTCCAAAATTATGGGACAAAACAGTACTAATCTTAAAAAATTCGATAGTAATACGTTAGCTCTGCTCGAACTGGATAATGGTGGTGCAGATGCAGTAGTCGCAGATATTGCCGTAGTGCGCGAATATATCAAAAACAATCCAAATAACAAATTAGTCGGCATTACCGATAATACTAATTTCAATTCAGAATACTATGGACTGATCTATCCTAAAGACAGCGATCTTAAAGCCAAAATCGATCCTGCTATTCAAACTGTGATCGACAATGGAAAATATGCTGAAATCTATCAAAAATGGTTCGGTACAGCGCCTGATCTCACTAATTTAAAAGCCGAAATCACCAAAGCAGGCACATCTTAA
- a CDS encoding amino acid ABC transporter permease, with amino-acid sequence MTDFRFDIIAYYLPILLKGTLLTIGISFAGIIFGSILGLIMGFGRMSSKAYFQLPTACYINFFRGTPLLVQVLMVHFGLIPLLLDRSDPILAAIVALTLNSAAYTAEIFRAGIQSVDKGQTEAALSLGMTRRQTMRYIILPQAIKRMIPAFGNEFIVLIKDSSLVAIIAAPELMYYANSMRGQYMRVWEPYITASIIYFILTYSLSKLLNWFEKRIN; translated from the coding sequence ATGACAGACTTTAGATTCGATATTATTGCTTACTATCTCCCGATCTTATTAAAAGGCACTTTATTAACGATTGGTATTTCATTTGCAGGGATTATTTTCGGTTCGATACTTGGGCTGATTATGGGATTTGGACGTATGTCCTCCAAAGCGTACTTTCAATTACCGACAGCGTGTTATATCAACTTTTTCCGCGGAACGCCGTTGCTCGTGCAAGTACTTATGGTGCATTTTGGATTGATTCCATTGCTGTTAGACCGAAGCGATCCGATTCTAGCCGCTATCGTAGCATTAACCCTTAATTCAGCCGCGTACACGGCCGAGATTTTTCGTGCCGGTATTCAATCGGTAGACAAAGGGCAGACTGAAGCGGCGTTATCTTTAGGGATGACACGCCGCCAGACGATGCGTTATATTATTTTGCCTCAAGCGATCAAGCGAATGATTCCTGCATTTGGTAATGAATTTATTGTATTGATTAAAGACTCTTCCTTAGTCGCTATTATTGCGGCTCCTGAACTCATGTACTATGCCAACAGCATGCGTGGACAATATATGCGTGTATGGGAACCCTATATCACCGCTTCAATCATCTACTTTATTCTTACCTATTCGTTAAGTAAATTATTGAATTGGTTCGAAAAGAGAATCAATTAG
- a CDS encoding Mas-related G-protein coupled receptor member D yields the protein MEAILFCMAMLALATTLGILISIFLNTGIKGVLDLTRKPVKMMAVSFASYIVLFAAYILISHSA from the coding sequence ATGGAAGCAATTTTGTTCTGTATGGCGATGTTGGCATTAGCAACAACTTTAGGCATATTAATCAGTATATTTTTGAATACCGGCATAAAAGGAGTACTCGATTTAACTCGTAAACCTGTAAAAATGATGGCCGTTTCTTTTGCATCTTATATTGTTTTATTCGCAGCCTATATACTGATTAGTCATTCAGCGTAG